One stretch of Candidatus Bathyarchaeia archaeon DNA includes these proteins:
- a CDS encoding bifunctional alpha,alpha-trehalose-phosphate synthase (UDP-forming)/trehalose-phosphatase has product MSRLLIVSNRLPVNVSKEKGQLRVERSVGGLATGVGSVYKSQESLWVGWPGYNVQKMQKDERQQIVELLAQERCHPVFLTSHEVKLYYGGFCNNIVWPLFHYFNQYAKYDPNYWSSYKKVNQKFCDAIMEVAQPDDVFWVHDYHLMLLPNLIRERLPQAKIGYFFHIPFPSYELFRMLPWRTEILEGILGADLVGFHTYDYVRHFLSSVRRILGCEHTLNEVQIGTRLARVDIFPMGIDYEHFVNAASSDKVKKEAERIRRKIGDGQKIILSSDRLDYTKGISPRLEAFDALLSKKAEYRGKVSFVLIAVPSRINVSQYQTLKKQIDELVGRINGKYGTTGWIPVRYFNRFVPFEMLVAFYTLADVALVTPWRDGMNLMAKEYVASKVNGSGMLILSEMAGAAQELGEALIVNPNNQEEIVMAIEKALSTPIEEQKRLNCVMQKRLMRYDIKRWVQDFFNRLDDAWIAQERNSQHLITAKIRKELVDSYKRAKKRLIMLDYDGTLVAFADKPEKAVPTPEVTDVLKALSASSSNEVVIISGRDRNTLTSWFSSLDLALIAEHGAWMRERSGEIRAPQLLSNDWKKEILPLLELWADRTPGSFIEEKPYSLVWHYRNTEPLLGSLRANEIKDDLVYLTSNLGLAVVEGNKVVEIKNASVNKGVAAQNWLSKLAVVEGNKVVEIKNASVNKGRAAENWLSKGGWDFVLAIGDDRTDEDLFEALPSSAYTIKVGLVASKARYNLVSQRDVLPLLRELTSP; this is encoded by the coding sequence ATGAGCCGCTTATTGATAGTTTCCAACAGATTGCCTGTTAACGTTTCTAAAGAGAAGGGGCAACTCCGCGTAGAACGCAGTGTAGGCGGGTTAGCTACAGGCGTCGGCTCAGTTTACAAATCCCAAGAAAGCCTCTGGGTTGGCTGGCCTGGCTACAACGTGCAGAAAATGCAGAAAGACGAGCGCCAACAAATCGTTGAGTTGCTTGCGCAGGAGCGTTGTCACCCTGTTTTCCTTACCTCCCACGAAGTTAAACTGTACTATGGGGGTTTCTGCAACAACATCGTTTGGCCGCTGTTCCACTACTTCAACCAGTACGCGAAATATGACCCAAACTATTGGAGTAGCTATAAGAAAGTTAACCAGAAATTTTGTGATGCCATCATGGAGGTAGCCCAACCTGACGATGTGTTCTGGGTTCATGACTATCACCTTATGCTACTGCCTAACCTGATTCGGGAACGTTTGCCTCAAGCAAAAATCGGTTACTTCTTCCACATTCCCTTCCCCTCCTACGAGCTTTTCAGGATGCTCCCGTGGAGAACCGAAATCTTGGAGGGCATTTTGGGCGCGGATCTTGTTGGGTTTCACACTTACGACTATGTACGGCACTTTCTTTCGAGTGTACGGCGAATTTTGGGCTGTGAGCACACCTTAAACGAGGTGCAAATTGGTACAAGACTTGCTCGCGTGGACATTTTTCCAATGGGCATTGACTATGAACACTTTGTCAACGCCGCCTCAAGCGACAAAGTCAAAAAAGAAGCCGAACGCATCCGGCGAAAAATCGGAGATGGTCAAAAAATAATTCTCTCCTCTGACCGTCTTGACTACACCAAGGGAATTTCGCCACGCCTTGAAGCCTTCGATGCATTGCTCAGTAAGAAAGCCGAATACCGTGGCAAAGTCTCGTTTGTTCTGATTGCGGTGCCCTCCCGAATAAACGTTTCACAGTATCAGACTTTAAAGAAACAGATTGACGAGTTGGTGGGGCGTATAAACGGTAAATACGGAACCACTGGCTGGATACCTGTGCGTTACTTTAACCGTTTTGTGCCCTTTGAGATGCTGGTTGCCTTCTATACGCTTGCAGATGTGGCTTTGGTTACGCCGTGGCGTGACGGCATGAATCTGATGGCAAAAGAATACGTGGCAAGTAAAGTCAACGGCTCAGGTATGTTAATTCTTTCAGAGATGGCTGGTGCGGCTCAGGAGCTTGGGGAAGCCCTCATTGTTAATCCTAATAACCAAGAAGAAATTGTGATGGCAATCGAAAAAGCACTTTCCACGCCTATAGAGGAACAGAAGCGACTTAACTGCGTGATGCAGAAGCGGTTGATGCGTTATGACATCAAACGTTGGGTTCAGGATTTTTTTAATCGGCTTGACGACGCGTGGATTGCTCAAGAACGCAACTCCCAGCATTTAATAACTGCCAAAATTCGAAAGGAACTGGTTGATAGTTATAAACGAGCCAAAAAACGGTTAATCATGCTTGACTACGATGGTACGCTTGTGGCTTTTGCTGATAAACCTGAAAAAGCTGTGCCCACCCCAGAAGTTACCGACGTTTTGAAAGCCCTCTCAGCGTCTTCTTCAAACGAGGTTGTAATCATCAGTGGACGTGACCGCAACACCCTCACAAGCTGGTTTAGTTCACTTGACCTCGCGTTAATTGCGGAACATGGGGCTTGGATGCGGGAACGTTCAGGAGAAATCCGTGCGCCTCAGTTGCTATCCAACGATTGGAAAAAAGAGATTTTGCCCCTTCTGGAGCTTTGGGCCGACCGAACGCCAGGCTCCTTTATCGAAGAGAAACCCTACTCCTTAGTTTGGCATTATCGTAACACTGAGCCGCTTTTGGGATCTTTGCGTGCAAACGAAATCAAAGACGACTTAGTGTATTTGACCTCCAACCTTGGTCTGGCGGTGGTGGAGGGCAACAAAGTGGTTGAAATCAAAAACGCGTCCGTAAACAAGGGTGTAGCGGCGCAGAACTGGCTCTCCAAACTGGCGGTGGTGGAGGGCAACAAAGTGGTTGAAATCAAAAACGCGTCCGTGAATAAGGGCAGGGCAGCCGAAAATTGGCTTTCGAAAGGTGGCTGGGATTTCGTTTTGGCTATAGGCGACGACAGAACGGACGAGGACCTTTTTGAGGCGTTGCCGTCTTCAGCTTACACCATCAAAGTGGGTCTTGTTGCGAGCAAGGCGCGGTATAACTTGGTTTCCCAGCGGGATGTGCTGCCTTTACTGCGTGAATTAACCAGCCCGTGA
- a CDS encoding NAD(P)-dependent oxidoreductase has translation MKVLLNDGLEKEGVQLFEQAGVEVDTKKRDPQTLITDIENFDALVVRSATKVTREVIQAGAKGKLKIIGRAGVGYDNIDVEAASENGVVVKSAPYGNTNAVAELAIGLLLSVSRNIPQAHMTLKSGVWEKSKLKGTELSYKTLGILGCGRIGQRLADIAKRGFEMEVLGYDLCPYAESKIKYVPKEEVLSKADYITIHTGGKNVIVGEHELSLMKPTAYVINTSRGANIDQEALYNALKEKRIAGAALDVYEQEPKGEGSQFQNKLRELDNVVFTAHLGASTVEAQRETSIEIAKVVTGYLFGGDFANAVNAGESIEFEDKPVYTLFIHHRDVPGVFANIDKILAENDINIRANYSRQIGKSGYAVSVYVLHQRVEPKIIEALRKSPNVCDAKM, from the coding sequence GTGAAGGTACTACTTAATGACGGCTTAGAAAAAGAAGGCGTACAGTTATTCGAACAAGCCGGAGTAGAGGTCGACACCAAAAAAAGAGACCCCCAAACCTTAATCACAGACATCGAAAACTTTGATGCCTTAGTTGTGCGAAGCGCCACCAAAGTTACACGCGAAGTCATCCAAGCAGGAGCCAAAGGAAAACTCAAAATCATTGGCCGCGCAGGCGTTGGCTATGACAACATAGACGTAGAAGCAGCTTCAGAAAATGGCGTCGTCGTCAAATCTGCACCCTACGGAAACACCAACGCAGTAGCAGAACTCGCAATAGGCTTACTGCTCAGTGTTTCTCGAAACATTCCCCAAGCACACATGACCCTGAAAAGTGGAGTTTGGGAAAAAAGCAAACTCAAAGGAACTGAACTTTCCTACAAGACCTTAGGCATTTTGGGCTGCGGCAGAATCGGACAAAGATTAGCTGACATAGCTAAACGTGGGTTTGAAATGGAAGTTTTGGGCTACGACCTCTGCCCATATGCAGAGTCAAAAATAAAATACGTCCCCAAAGAAGAAGTGCTTTCCAAAGCGGACTACATCACCATTCACACGGGCGGAAAAAACGTCATAGTCGGCGAACACGAGCTTAGCTTGATGAAGCCAACCGCCTACGTAATTAACACCAGCCGCGGCGCAAACATAGACCAAGAAGCCCTCTACAATGCCCTCAAAGAAAAAAGAATTGCAGGCGCCGCCCTTGACGTTTACGAACAGGAACCCAAAGGTGAAGGCTCACAATTCCAAAACAAACTCAGAGAACTTGACAACGTAGTCTTCACGGCGCATTTAGGCGCATCAACTGTGGAGGCACAGCGCGAGACATCTATAGAAATCGCCAAAGTTGTGACAGGGTACCTTTTTGGCGGAGACTTTGCAAACGCGGTTAACGCAGGCGAGAGCATAGAATTCGAAGATAAACCCGTCTACACGTTATTCATCCACCACCGAGACGTCCCAGGAGTTTTCGCAAACATCGACAAGATTTTGGCTGAAAACGACATCAACATACGCGCCAACTATTCAAGACAGATAGGTAAAAGTGGCTATGCGGTTTCGGTTTATGTGCTGCATCAACGGGTGGAGCCGAAAATTATCGAGGCGCTGAGAAAAAGCCCCAATGTTTGCGACGCAAAAATGTAG
- a CDS encoding PQQ-binding-like beta-propeller repeat protein, whose amino-acid sequence MKTLKLSNIIVVIVLLVMLDVAFFAGYAQGLSPQSNVSDLSVSYGDLSHYEWPQFTGDDAFTHYSDGPAPEAPDIMWTANITGIQPYISAFNNKIYVCTHTTVYALDASSGALVWNFNLSTPLEWPAVYKIDGHHMVIGNTCLDPDTGEVLWTSSIFNAGPVPLFNYNVYSPEEKMFYTLAYSYVQGWNFSNPNIPPRLVWETYVSGSGQEGSGIQYGDGKVFPGSFQSHQMALDAKNGSVLWDTNTKASMIFSGTYYDGKFFRGGAHDNTFYAFDAETGDIIWTYSADTEDGYFCTGVAAAYGMVYEPNRDGNIYAFDANTGILVWTYSGPGPMMFPGNPTIADGKVYVTTGQAAAYGDVNNTASEFACLDAYTGRVLWKLPIEGFAPRESVAIAYGNLYMIPGNVTTAVDTISGAEYSTANQVWAIGTQAWPMFRHDSAHSAAGQSGPTSLTLRWNFATKGAVVSSPSIADGVAYFGSQDKYIYAVNARDGVLLWKYLTHDRVSSSPAVVDGKVYTGADDGFVYCLNAATGDRVWAAYAGGEQQGNFNAAVQLRSSPTVVDNRVYVGSLDNSTYCLNASDGSTVWQYQTQGYITSTPAVVDGAVYVVAQEPLSGALYKLNAADGSIIWKHLIPYEPVFIGGTDMHASPTVADGMVFVASDASAYYGINAVTGETVWSYKDPEAAEFIVCSPIYVNGRVFIVDKFSIVCLNASDGNMVWSSFTGDELYVSPSYADNKLYVVTDERHVWVLNATDGQKLGLFTMDSNSWSAPSIYEGRVYVGSNDWNVYCLADYPALSSNLTVTLDKTEVETGELVTGWGQFTPSMPNTTVTVMMVNPDGEVTNVDVDTTATGSFTFTLTPEVVGNWSIAAEWISDKSFYRSTVSEMAMLLVNAPPTPTPTETPTETPTPTLTPSPEPTPTPFEQLKFAGVPMLYVYFAVIVVLIVIVVAFGYLYMKGSRK is encoded by the coding sequence ATGAAAACTCTAAAACTTTCAAATATAATCGTCGTAATTGTATTGCTGGTTATGTTGGATGTAGCGTTTTTCGCTGGGTACGCACAGGGGCTTTCGCCTCAATCCAATGTTTCTGACCTCTCCGTCTCCTATGGTGACTTATCTCACTATGAATGGCCACAATTTACTGGTGATGACGCCTTTACCCATTACTCGGATGGTCCTGCTCCTGAAGCTCCCGACATAATGTGGACTGCTAACATAACTGGCATACAGCCCTACATTTCGGCTTTCAACAACAAAATCTACGTCTGCACTCACACCACCGTGTATGCTTTAGACGCCTCGTCAGGTGCTCTTGTCTGGAATTTTAACCTGTCCACTCCCTTAGAATGGCCTGCAGTCTACAAAATCGATGGACACCACATGGTCATAGGTAACACCTGTCTTGACCCCGATACAGGCGAAGTCCTGTGGACAAGCTCAATTTTCAACGCAGGACCCGTACCCCTGTTTAACTATAACGTTTACAGCCCTGAAGAAAAAATGTTCTACACCTTAGCCTACTCATACGTGCAGGGGTGGAACTTCTCTAACCCAAACATCCCGCCTAGATTGGTTTGGGAGACCTACGTTTCAGGCAGCGGACAAGAAGGCTCCGGCATCCAATACGGCGACGGCAAAGTCTTCCCTGGCTCCTTCCAGTCCCACCAGATGGCGTTGGATGCCAAAAACGGTTCAGTGCTGTGGGACACCAACACGAAGGCATCCATGATTTTCTCAGGAACCTACTACGACGGCAAATTCTTCCGCGGAGGCGCCCACGACAACACTTTCTACGCGTTTGACGCTGAAACAGGCGACATAATCTGGACCTACAGCGCGGACACCGAAGACGGCTACTTCTGTACGGGTGTTGCAGCAGCCTACGGCATGGTTTACGAGCCTAACCGTGACGGCAACATTTACGCGTTTGATGCAAACACTGGTATCTTAGTCTGGACGTATTCTGGTCCCGGGCCGATGATGTTTCCAGGTAACCCTACCATCGCCGACGGAAAGGTCTATGTGACGACTGGTCAAGCTGCGGCTTATGGAGATGTGAATAACACTGCTTCTGAGTTTGCGTGTCTTGACGCATACACTGGGCGGGTCCTCTGGAAGTTGCCTATTGAAGGGTTTGCGCCCCGTGAATCTGTGGCCATCGCCTACGGCAATTTGTACATGATTCCTGGCAACGTAACCACCGCTGTGGACACCATCTCTGGGGCGGAGTATTCAACGGCAAACCAAGTTTGGGCCATCGGCACGCAAGCGTGGCCTATGTTTCGCCATGACTCCGCGCACTCAGCTGCGGGTCAGTCCGGGCCAACCAGCCTAACCTTACGGTGGAACTTTGCCACCAAGGGCGCTGTGGTTTCTTCGCCAAGCATAGCTGATGGAGTTGCCTACTTTGGTTCCCAAGACAAATACATTTATGCTGTGAATGCTCGGGACGGGGTGCTTTTGTGGAAGTATCTTACACATGACCGTGTTTCTTCTTCTCCCGCGGTGGTTGACGGCAAAGTCTACACTGGTGCGGATGACGGGTTCGTTTACTGCCTGAACGCCGCAACTGGCGACCGTGTTTGGGCTGCGTATGCGGGTGGTGAACAGCAGGGCAACTTTAACGCGGCAGTCCAGTTGCGCTCCTCACCAACTGTCGTTGATAACCGCGTTTACGTTGGCTCCCTTGACAACTCCACCTACTGCTTGAACGCTTCCGACGGCTCAACTGTCTGGCAGTACCAGACGCAGGGCTACATAACCTCAACCCCCGCTGTTGTTGACGGCGCCGTTTATGTTGTTGCGCAGGAGCCCCTTTCAGGAGCCCTCTACAAACTGAACGCGGCTGACGGCTCCATAATTTGGAAGCACCTTATTCCCTACGAGCCGGTGTTCATCGGCGGCACCGATATGCATGCGTCGCCAACCGTTGCCGACGGCATGGTGTTTGTTGCTTCCGACGCTTCCGCCTATTACGGCATAAACGCAGTCACAGGCGAAACTGTGTGGAGCTACAAGGACCCCGAAGCAGCAGAATTCATTGTGTGCTCCCCCATATACGTGAACGGCAGGGTCTTCATTGTGGACAAATTCTCCATCGTTTGCCTTAACGCTTCGGATGGCAACATGGTCTGGAGCAGCTTCACTGGAGACGAGTTGTATGTCTCGCCTAGCTACGCGGACAACAAGCTTTATGTGGTGACGGATGAACGCCACGTTTGGGTCTTAAACGCCACAGACGGCCAAAAGCTTGGGTTATTCACGATGGACTCTAACAGTTGGTCTGCCCCCAGCATCTACGAAGGCCGCGTCTACGTGGGCAGCAACGACTGGAACGTCTACTGCCTTGCAGACTACCCCGCGTTAAGCAGCAACCTCACCGTTACTCTAGACAAAACCGAAGTGGAAACCGGCGAGTTAGTCACGGGGTGGGGTCAGTTCACGCCTTCAATGCCAAACACCACCGTAACGGTTATGATGGTTAACCCTGACGGTGAAGTGACAAACGTGGACGTTGACACCACCGCGACTGGAAGCTTCACCTTCACCTTAACGCCCGAGGTCGTTGGCAACTGGTCGATAGCGGCAGAGTGGATTTCTGACAAAAGCTTCTACCGCTCCACAGTCAGCGAGATGGCTATGTTACTGGTGAATGCTCCTCCAACCCCCACGCCGACCGAAACCCCCACCGAAACACCTACACCAACGCTTACGCCTTCTCCTGAGCCAACTCCTACACCCTTTGAGCAGCTCAAGTTCGCTGGGGTACCCATGCTATACGTCTATTTCGCAGTCATCGTGGTCCTGATTGTTATCGTCGTTGCCTTTGGGTACCTGTACATGAAAGGCAGCCGAAAATAG
- a CDS encoding glycosyltransferase family 4 protein codes for MSKLRLAVFNTQPPHLYLGGVERRILEVGKRLSSEVEFTVYSGTKAGFQEPTTVNSVTVVPCRSTDRVFPLDNWTFNRTLAKMSQTINAAVYESHTVSGYGIQNALKKRGAHAPFITTVHGVLADEYAQAQARGAESARAKAVNYFMKRLAKIEEESAKNATLVVTISEYSKQKIVDLYGVDLQKIRIAPNGVDPQRFQPNPEGLSAFKARISAGERQVVLFVGRLIPRKGLCYLIKAAKHVVNERSQTLFVVVGDGPLRSRLEAEVAQANLSRNFAFLGDISEADLPAAYACADVFAFPSIQEGQGIALLEAQASGKPVVAFKVSGVSEAVIDSETGLLVAPADSHALAEALLRLLSDDALRQKMGIRGREHVLGALTWDVCAQKMLQVYREAQMTF; via the coding sequence ATGAGCAAACTTCGCCTCGCCGTGTTTAACACTCAACCGCCTCACCTGTACCTTGGCGGGGTTGAACGGCGAATTTTAGAGGTGGGCAAGCGGCTTAGCAGCGAGGTGGAATTCACCGTTTACAGCGGCACCAAAGCTGGCTTCCAAGAACCAACCACCGTTAACAGCGTTACAGTTGTGCCGTGCCGCAGCACCGACCGCGTTTTTCCACTGGACAACTGGACTTTTAACCGTACCCTCGCAAAAATGTCTCAAACCATAAACGCTGCCGTTTACGAATCCCACACCGTCAGCGGCTACGGCATCCAAAATGCCCTCAAAAAACGCGGTGCCCACGCGCCTTTTATCACCACGGTCCACGGGGTTTTGGCTGACGAGTACGCTCAAGCCCAAGCCCGAGGTGCCGAATCGGCAAGGGCTAAGGCGGTAAATTACTTCATGAAGCGCCTAGCCAAAATTGAAGAGGAATCTGCCAAGAACGCAACTTTGGTTGTGACCATCAGCGAGTATTCAAAGCAGAAAATCGTGGACCTCTACGGGGTGGATCTGCAGAAAATCCGAATTGCCCCTAACGGGGTAGACCCGCAGAGGTTTCAGCCCAACCCTGAAGGTCTCTCTGCTTTCAAGGCGCGCATTAGTGCGGGTGAGCGGCAGGTGGTTTTGTTTGTGGGCAGATTGATACCCCGCAAAGGGCTCTGCTACCTCATCAAAGCCGCAAAGCATGTGGTTAACGAACGCAGCCAAACCCTGTTTGTCGTAGTTGGTGATGGACCCCTCAGAAGCCGCTTGGAAGCGGAAGTGGCTCAAGCAAACCTTTCAAGAAACTTTGCCTTTCTGGGGGATATTTCCGAAGCTGACCTGCCCGCCGCCTATGCCTGTGCGGATGTTTTTGCTTTTCCCTCAATCCAAGAGGGGCAGGGCATCGCGTTGTTGGAGGCGCAAGCGTCGGGGAAGCCTGTGGTGGCTTTCAAAGTGAGCGGTGTCTCAGAAGCTGTCATAGACAGCGAAACGGGGCTGCTTGTGGCGCCCGCAGATTCCCACGCGTTGGCGGAGGCTCTTTTGCGGTTGCTATCCGATGATGCTTTGAGACAAAAAATGGGCATCCGCGGCAGGGAACACGTGTTGGGGGCGCTGACTTGGGATGTGTGCGCACAGAAAATGCTTCAAGTTTATCGGGAAGCACAAATGACGTTTTAA
- a CDS encoding amidohydrolase, producing MNSETLADLVLLDGKIYTLNDALACAEAVAVKGDRIMKVGTTEEVSYLIGKNTQIVYLDGRTVLPGFIDTHIHVADFGRFLMWMDLAANSISQMQVQLGKRLENAQPGKWVVGRGWNETRFTEKRLPTRRDLDIISPDNPVLFYHQSGQIALVNSKALELAGITKATEPPLGGFIDRNGAGEPTGILRETATDLVWKMVPEPSLEELVEAAAVACEKIVAAGITSIHWLAESAMDVKILKRLLETEQMLLRVYMVTPASLLGESELMDGLRKGNARVGAVEVTVDGYLASRTAALSKPYLEGAEGSGKLSCSQDELVASAQNVVERGFQLVMHAMGDKAVDVALNVIESAAGQGRHRIDPAALLNPLLIERLKKAKVVVSVQPLVAVSEFSIYDAVDHLGKERARWLYPLKTLFGAGVCVCGGSDCPMEPLNPLLNIQSAVTRRFYPEEQLSVDEALQMYTTKAAYASGEEKAKGSIEEGKLADFTVLAQDPHEVPVSKIQDIPIEMTVIGGKVVFTRSN from the coding sequence GTGAACAGCGAAACGTTAGCTGACCTTGTCTTACTTGACGGAAAAATCTACACCCTCAACGACGCCTTAGCGTGTGCGGAAGCCGTAGCAGTCAAAGGCGACCGCATAATGAAAGTTGGCACCACTGAGGAAGTCAGCTACCTCATCGGAAAAAACACCCAAATCGTTTACCTCGACGGAAGAACCGTGCTCCCCGGCTTTATTGACACTCACATTCACGTGGCAGATTTCGGTAGGTTTCTTATGTGGATGGATTTGGCGGCAAACTCCATCAGCCAAATGCAGGTTCAGCTGGGCAAACGACTCGAAAACGCCCAGCCGGGCAAATGGGTGGTGGGCAGAGGCTGGAACGAAACCCGCTTCACCGAAAAACGTTTGCCAACCCGCCGCGACCTCGACATAATCTCCCCCGATAATCCCGTGCTGTTTTACCATCAGAGCGGGCAAATCGCATTAGTTAACAGCAAAGCCTTAGAATTGGCGGGCATAACCAAAGCAACCGAGCCCCCCTTGGGTGGATTCATTGACCGAAACGGGGCGGGAGAGCCGACGGGGATTTTACGGGAAACCGCCACGGATTTGGTTTGGAAAATGGTTCCTGAACCCAGCTTGGAGGAGCTTGTGGAAGCTGCGGCTGTGGCTTGTGAAAAAATTGTGGCGGCAGGCATCACGAGCATTCATTGGTTGGCGGAGTCCGCGATGGATGTAAAGATTCTTAAGCGGCTACTGGAGACGGAGCAGATGCTGCTGCGGGTTTACATGGTTACTCCTGCGAGTCTGCTGGGCGAATCCGAGCTGATGGATGGATTAAGGAAGGGTAACGCACGAGTTGGTGCGGTTGAGGTTACTGTGGACGGCTATTTGGCATCGCGGACGGCAGCGTTGTCTAAGCCTTACTTAGAAGGCGCTGAGGGCAGCGGTAAACTATCCTGCTCCCAAGATGAGTTGGTTGCTTCTGCGCAGAACGTTGTGGAGCGGGGTTTCCAGTTGGTTATGCATGCAATGGGTGACAAAGCCGTCGACGTAGCATTAAACGTAATCGAATCCGCCGCTGGACAAGGCAGACACCGTATTGACCCCGCCGCACTTCTAAACCCCCTGTTGATTGAGCGACTTAAGAAAGCCAAGGTGGTGGTTTCGGTGCAGCCCTTGGTTGCGGTCTCTGAGTTTTCAATTTACGACGCGGTGGACCATTTAGGGAAAGAACGGGCGCGATGGCTTTACCCGCTCAAAACCCTTTTCGGTGCAGGGGTGTGTGTCTGTGGTGGTAGCGACTGTCCCATGGAGCCTTTAAACCCCCTTTTGAACATACAGTCTGCGGTAACGCGGCGGTTTTACCCTGAAGAGCAACTAAGCGTGGATGAGGCACTGCAGATGTACACCACCAAAGCCGCGTACGCTTCAGGCGAAGAAAAAGCCAAAGGCTCAATTGAAGAGGGTAAACTGGCGGACTTCACGGTGCTGGCTCAGGACCCGCATGAAGTTCCAGTCAGCAAAATTCAAGACATACCCATAGAGATGACGGTTATCGGCGGGAAAGTGGTTTTTACCCGCTCCAACTAA
- a CDS encoding ferredoxin family protein, translating to MDTHRAHVTIDHAKCISCAELLCVGVCPVGILEEGENGKPAVSDETACTQCGICANLCPVQAITVNKEPKPDSGDPSEGV from the coding sequence ATGGACACTCATAGGGCACATGTAACAATTGACCACGCTAAATGCATCTCTTGTGCAGAGCTACTTTGTGTTGGTGTCTGCCCCGTAGGCATCTTAGAGGAAGGAGAAAACGGCAAACCCGCAGTCTCCGACGAAACCGCCTGCACGCAATGCGGCATATGCGCAAACTTGTGCCCTGTTCAAGCCATCACAGTGAACAAGGAACCTAAACCCGATTCAGGTGACCCCTCTGAAGGAGTTTAA
- a CDS encoding adenosylcobinamide amidohydrolase encodes MTPLKEFNLEAKGTKMLLNENVLAVLSEEPLNTVSSAFYNGGGIKQVRAILNVEVPKGYGDHNLHSEPEALVVETSKRLGINGDFISMVTAACVHNFALASKRADGIGVSVIATAADDAGNTCNFAESAGEEMNIQVIGGTINIIVLIDGNPTESCLVSSIITATEAKSAAMLELDIRSRYTGDAATGTITDAIVVAETGRGEPIVYGGPASPLGQLVGYCTRKAVKEAITKGEECSPYRSLLGRLDARHLPVRKLAYELSKVKSLNVDKQDLAVLFSKRIREDSVFASAVLAAVKLNEDFERGLLPSQFTDLAALGRSFGELLSKKGCSSAPFVFSDAEVKAVALPPFLKFALLELARNALAEGGN; translated from the coding sequence GTGACCCCTCTGAAGGAGTTTAATCTGGAAGCAAAAGGCACAAAAATGCTCCTAAACGAAAATGTTCTCGCTGTTCTTTCCGAGGAACCTCTCAACACCGTAAGCTCCGCCTTCTACAACGGCGGCGGCATAAAACAAGTCCGCGCAATCCTAAACGTTGAGGTTCCCAAAGGCTACGGCGACCACAACTTGCACTCGGAACCTGAGGCGTTAGTGGTTGAAACCTCCAAACGACTCGGCATCAACGGAGACTTCATCAGCATGGTCACGGCGGCGTGCGTGCACAACTTCGCTTTGGCTTCAAAACGCGCCGACGGTATAGGCGTCAGCGTAATTGCAACGGCGGCTGATGATGCGGGAAACACCTGCAACTTTGCCGAGTCTGCGGGAGAAGAGATGAACATACAGGTTATCGGTGGAACCATAAACATAATCGTACTTATCGACGGCAACCCCACCGAAAGCTGCCTTGTCAGCAGCATAATCACCGCGACCGAAGCCAAAAGCGCCGCTATGCTGGAGCTGGACATACGCAGTCGCTACACGGGCGACGCCGCCACTGGAACAATCACCGACGCCATTGTGGTGGCAGAAACGGGACGCGGTGAACCCATAGTTTATGGCGGACCTGCCAGCCCGTTGGGGCAGCTAGTGGGTTATTGTACCCGCAAAGCCGTTAAAGAAGCCATAACTAAAGGCGAAGAATGCAGTCCCTACAGGTCCCTGCTGGGGCGATTAGACGCACGGCATCTGCCGGTGAGAAAACTAGCTTATGAACTCTCCAAAGTCAAAAGCCTCAACGTGGACAAGCAGGATTTGGCGGTTTTGTTTTCCAAGCGGATTCGGGAAGACTCCGTGTTTGCTTCTGCTGTGTTGGCTGCGGTTAAGCTGAATGAAGATTTTGAGCGGGGACTTTTGCCTTCTCAGTTTACGGATTTAGCCGCGTTAGGCAGGAGTTTCGGGGAACTTTTATCAAAGAAAGGCTGCTCCTCGGCGCCTTTTGTGTTTTCTGATGCGGAAGTTAAAGCGGTGGCTTTGCCGCCTTTTCTAAAGTTTGCACTGCTTGAGTTGGCAAGAAATGCGCTTGCTGAGGGCGGAAACTGA